A section of the Cryobacterium soli genome encodes:
- a CDS encoding reverse transcriptase domain-containing protein: MRELRIDDVRRSRRRTSPANAQVRRPTYWDVDAGFDPYKVRRNASSIVRAVNLALANRDYRPRPPIAHSVPKSSGGNRVVSVFQIVDSLVSRIAYKSLMTKNRALVSARSYAYRDDLSTHDAIQYVASEFRTVERIFVAEYDFSTYFDSISHEHLRQSLDRHGFLMTGRERDVIDAFLATPLEEEATYNSRALPRLSQVGIPQGTSISLFLANVAAWQMDRSLERIGVGFVRYADDTLVWSRDYGQITDAVNVLKAQSAEIGADLNPHKSKGIRLFTPPAEPSEIASTDTVNFVGYRFARGVVGVNDSVIRRIKGRVHQLVWANLLQPLDQGTLNRARIAPRFDRDYAVLLGQIRRYLYGNFSESKLRELERGAVKRIRFPGILSYFPLANDAQQMQDLDGWLADTLYQALRKRARLARAAGISVLPMPHGLSKAELLVASSLTSKGAAVDLRVPSVARFMSVLNRAATEHGPNVVSRGTGAEVYQYSFVDFAS, from the coding sequence ATGAGGGAGTTGCGAATCGACGACGTCAGGAGGTCTCGAAGACGTACGTCCCCCGCTAACGCGCAAGTCCGTCGGCCGACCTACTGGGACGTGGATGCGGGATTCGACCCGTATAAAGTACGGCGAAACGCCAGTTCGATCGTACGTGCAGTCAACTTGGCGCTGGCGAACCGTGATTACCGCCCACGTCCGCCGATTGCCCACTCCGTTCCAAAGTCGAGCGGAGGAAATCGCGTAGTTTCAGTCTTCCAAATCGTCGACTCTTTGGTTTCTCGGATTGCGTACAAGTCTTTGATGACTAAAAATCGCGCTTTAGTAAGCGCGCGATCGTACGCCTATCGGGACGATCTCTCTACGCATGACGCCATTCAGTATGTGGCAAGCGAGTTCCGCACGGTTGAACGTATATTCGTTGCTGAGTACGATTTCTCGACATATTTTGACTCAATCAGTCATGAGCACCTGCGACAGTCACTGGACCGCCACGGATTCCTGATGACGGGACGCGAACGCGACGTGATCGACGCCTTCCTGGCCACCCCGCTCGAAGAGGAAGCCACCTATAATTCCAGAGCCCTACCGAGACTCAGCCAGGTCGGGATCCCGCAAGGCACCTCGATCTCACTTTTTCTGGCGAATGTCGCCGCATGGCAGATGGACCGGTCGTTAGAGCGAATTGGGGTTGGCTTCGTAAGATATGCAGATGACACTCTGGTCTGGTCTCGTGACTACGGCCAGATCACTGACGCCGTTAACGTGCTCAAGGCACAGAGCGCTGAAATTGGCGCAGATCTGAATCCTCACAAGTCCAAAGGCATTCGTCTTTTCACGCCACCAGCTGAACCCTCAGAAATTGCAAGCACAGACACCGTTAATTTTGTGGGCTACCGTTTCGCTCGCGGCGTGGTGGGGGTTAACGACAGCGTCATTAGGCGGATTAAGGGCCGTGTCCATCAGCTCGTGTGGGCCAACCTGCTGCAACCGCTTGATCAGGGAACCTTGAATCGGGCGAGAATCGCCCCGCGCTTTGATCGCGATTATGCTGTTCTCCTGGGACAGATCCGACGGTACTTGTACGGGAATTTTTCAGAGAGCAAGCTCCGAGAACTCGAGCGGGGGGCTGTCAAAAGAATCCGCTTTCCGGGTATTTTGTCTTACTTTCCTCTTGCAAACGACGCGCAACAGATGCAAGACCTCGATGGCTGGTTGGCAGACACTCTCTATCAGGCGTTGCGTAAGCGTGCACGACTCGCTAGGGCCGCGGGAATCTCGGTCCTTCCAATGCCCCACGGACTGTCCAAGGCAGAGCTGCTCGTGGCGTCATCGCTCACGTCAAAGGGAGCTGCGGTCGATCTTCGAGTGCCGTCAGTCGCCCGATTTATGTCGGTTCTAAATCGAGCGGCTACGGAACACGGACCAAATGTGGTGAGTCGTGGCACAGGCGCAGAGGTCTATCAGTACTCCTTTGTGGACTTCGCGTCTTGA
- the tkt gene encoding transketolase, translating into MATETKKFPSPMTSAELDARAVASAQALAAHVVQAKGHGHGGTAMALAPVSHVLFSRVLRHSPAHPDWPARDRFVLSAGHASLLLYTQLFLTGYGLTLDDLAKSRTLGSKTPGHPEVHHTVGVEMSTGPLGQGVASAVGMAMAARHESAVFTPGSALLDHTTWVLAGDGCLQEGVSGEASSLAGTLGLDNLVLIWDDNHITIDSGTDETFSEDVRARYRAYGWRVLEIDTPADLDALEATLREAAERTGRPTLVALRTVIGAPSAKFAGTSAAHSGGFGADELALVKTMLGFAPDAPLHDLVSPETLEYTRGALTRGERMHTAWEADLDAWAAREPEAAARWQAFRGGEFSTAALDTVKLGEPGDPMATRKTNGAVLRALQGSAPLWGGSADLAGSTTVEVDGARFSAANPAGEFIRFGIREHAMAAILNGIALQGPWRPFASTYLVFSDYMRPSIRLGALMGLGAVYVYTHDSVAVGEDGPTHQPVEQIASLRTVPGLDIVRPADSVEVVAAWRRILATPDRPVALILSRQDLPVLASTELTPAGVTAGGYVRWQHGDGTDLAILATGSEVHLAIDAATRLAEEGINARVVSMPCVEWFAEQTADYRESVLPAALRARVAVEAGRGDAWYRWVGLDGQVVSVEEFGESGSGPEVLRLRGIHLDAVLTAAHATLATTAGTPAAAHGTPELVTN; encoded by the coding sequence ATGGCTACTGAAACGAAGAAGTTCCCGTCACCGATGACGTCCGCCGAGCTGGACGCCCGCGCCGTCGCAAGCGCCCAGGCCCTGGCCGCACACGTGGTGCAGGCCAAAGGACATGGGCACGGCGGCACCGCCATGGCATTGGCACCAGTGTCCCACGTGTTGTTCTCCCGAGTGCTGCGGCACTCCCCCGCCCATCCCGACTGGCCCGCCCGCGACCGCTTCGTTCTTTCGGCCGGTCACGCTAGCCTTCTGCTCTACACCCAGCTGTTCCTCACCGGCTACGGCCTCACCCTCGACGACCTGGCCAAGAGCCGCACCCTGGGCTCGAAGACGCCCGGCCACCCCGAGGTGCACCACACCGTGGGCGTGGAGATGAGCACCGGCCCGCTCGGCCAGGGCGTCGCCTCCGCGGTGGGCATGGCCATGGCCGCCCGGCACGAGAGCGCCGTGTTCACCCCCGGCTCCGCCCTGCTCGACCACACCACCTGGGTGCTCGCCGGCGACGGCTGCCTGCAGGAGGGCGTCTCCGGTGAGGCGAGCAGCCTGGCCGGCACCCTCGGCCTCGACAACCTCGTGCTGATCTGGGACGACAATCACATCACCATCGACTCCGGCACCGACGAGACCTTCAGCGAAGACGTGCGCGCCCGGTACCGGGCCTACGGATGGCGGGTGCTCGAGATCGACACCCCCGCCGATCTCGACGCCCTCGAGGCCACCCTGCGCGAGGCCGCCGAGCGCACCGGCCGGCCCACCCTGGTGGCCCTCCGCACCGTGATCGGCGCCCCGTCGGCCAAGTTCGCCGGTACCTCCGCCGCACACTCCGGCGGCTTCGGCGCCGACGAGCTCGCGCTCGTGAAGACAATGCTGGGCTTCGCCCCCGACGCTCCCCTGCACGACCTCGTCTCCCCCGAGACCCTCGAGTACACCCGCGGCGCGCTCACCCGCGGCGAGCGGATGCACACCGCCTGGGAGGCCGACCTCGACGCCTGGGCCGCCCGCGAGCCCGAGGCCGCGGCGCGCTGGCAGGCCTTCCGCGGCGGCGAATTCTCCACCGCCGCCCTCGACACCGTGAAGCTCGGCGAGCCCGGCGACCCGATGGCCACCCGCAAGACCAACGGCGCCGTGCTCCGCGCGCTGCAGGGCTCCGCTCCGCTCTGGGGCGGCTCGGCCGACCTCGCTGGTTCCACCACCGTGGAGGTCGACGGCGCCCGGTTCTCCGCCGCCAACCCGGCCGGCGAATTCATCCGCTTCGGCATCCGTGAGCACGCCATGGCCGCCATCCTCAACGGCATTGCCCTGCAGGGCCCGTGGCGACCGTTCGCCTCCACCTACCTGGTGTTCAGCGACTACATGCGCCCGAGCATCCGCCTCGGCGCGCTCATGGGTCTCGGCGCGGTCTACGTCTACACCCACGACTCCGTCGCCGTCGGCGAAGACGGCCCCACCCACCAGCCGGTCGAGCAGATCGCGTCGCTGCGCACAGTCCCCGGCCTGGACATCGTGCGCCCCGCCGACTCCGTGGAGGTCGTCGCCGCCTGGCGCCGCATCCTCGCCACCCCCGACCGCCCGGTCGCGCTGATCCTCAGCCGGCAAGACCTGCCCGTGCTGGCCAGCACTGAGCTCACGCCCGCCGGGGTCACGGCCGGCGGTTACGTGCGGTGGCAACACGGCGACGGCACCGACCTGGCCATCCTCGCCACCGGCAGCGAGGTGCACCTCGCCATCGACGCCGCCACCCGGCTCGCCGAGGAAGGCATCAACGCCCGCGTGGTTTCGATGCCCTGCGTCGAGTGGTTCGCCGAGCAGACCGCCGACTACCGCGAGTCCGTGCTGCCGGCCGCGCTGCGCGCCCGAGTCGCCGTCGAAGCCGGCCGCGGCGACGCCTGGTACCGCTGGGTGGGCCTGGACGGCCAAGTGGTCTCGGTCGAGGAGTTCGGCGAGTCCGGTAGCGGCCCGGAGGTGCTGCGCCTCCGCGGCATCCACCTCGACGCCGTCCTCACCGCCGCACACGCCACCCTCGCCACCACCGCCGGCACCCCCGCCGCCGCGCATGGCACCCCCGAGCTCGTCACCAACTAA